Part of the Candidatus Manganitrophaceae bacterium genome, ATCACATCCCGGATCGAGTCGACGCCGGCGAGAATCGCCGTCAGCCGATCGAACCCGAACGCGATGCCGCCGTGCGGGGGCGCTCCGTACTGAAGCGCTTGAAGGAGAAAACCAAACTTGGCCTCGGCCTCCGGTTTGGTGATGCCGAGCAGATCGAACATCTTCGACTGAACATCGTTCTGATGAATACGAATGCTTCCGCCGCCGATTTCGGTCCCATTTAAAACGATGTCGTACGCTTTGGCCCGCGCCCGAAGGGGGTCGGTCGACAACAGCGGGATGTCCTCATCCATCGGAGAGGTGAACGGATGGTGCATCGCCACATAGCGCTTTTCGGTTTCGTCATATTCCAGCAGCGGGAAATCGGTTACCCAGAGGAGCTTGAGCGCCTTCGGATCGATCAGGTTGAGCCGCCGGGCGATGACGAGACGAAGGTGTCCGAGGACTTCATAGACCACTTTTTCCCGATCGGCGACAAAGAGGAGGAGGTCCCCCGGCACCGCTTCCAGCCGCTGCCCGATTTCATTGAGCATCTCCGGTTTGAAGAACTTGGCGATCGGCGCCTCCATTCCTTCCGGCGTTACCTTCATCCAGGCAAGCCCCTTGGCGCCGCGTCCGGTCGCCTCCAGCGTCAGCGCATCGAGCTCCTTCCGGGAGAGGGTCGCCAATCCCTTCGCATTGATCCCATGGACCCGCCCCTTCTGCTCGACCGCGTCACGGAAGACTTTAAATTCAGAGCGCGCCGCGATGTCGGAGAGGTCTTTTAATTCCAGCCCGAATCGAAGGTCGGGCTTGTCGACGCCGAACCGGCTCATCGCCTCCTGATAGGTCATCCGCGGGAAAGGGGTTTCAAGTTGAATCCCTTTTACCTCGAAGAGGACGGTCCGGACCATCTCTTCCGTCAGAGTCAGGATGTCCTCCCGCTCGATGAATGACATCTCGATGTCGATCTGGGTAAATTCCGGCTGGCGATCGGCGCGGAGGTCTTCATCCCGGAAGCAGCGGACGATCTGGTAGTAGCGGTCGAATCCAGAAATCATCAAAATCTGCTTGAAGAGTTGCGGCGACTGCGGCAGCGCATAAAACTGGCCGACGTTCAACCGGCTCGGGACGAGGAAATCGCGCGCCCCTTCCGGCGTGCTCTTTGTAAGAAAAGGGGTCTCTATCTCTAGAAATTGATGCGCGTCGAGAAAGCGGCGAACCGCCTTTGAAAGGTTGTGACGGAGGATGAAATTCGCCTGGACCGATCTCCGTCGCAGGTCGAGGTAGCGGTATTGAAGCCGAAGCGATTCGGACGGCTCCTTCTCCTCTTCGATCGAAAAGGGGGGGGTCAATGCGGCGTTGAGGATGGTTAGATCGCTGGCATGGACCTCAATCTCCCCAGTGGGAAGCTCTCGATTCTCCGTTCCCGCGGGCCGGCGGATCACTTTGCCGTCGACCTGAATCACATACTCCGATCGGAGCTGATGCGCCCGCTGATGAATCTCCTCGGAGAGCTGCGGGTTGAAGACGACCTGGACCAGCCCTTCCCGATCCCGAAGATCGATAAAGATGAGCCCCCCATGATCGCGCC contains:
- the aspS gene encoding aspartate--tRNA ligase; this translates as MKRTEYCGAVTAAQVGKEVTLVGWVHRRRDHGGLIFIDLRDREGLVQVVFNPQLSEEIHQRAHQLRSEYVIQVDGKVIRRPAGTENRELPTGEIEVHASDLTILNAALTPPFSIEEEKEPSESLRLQYRYLDLRRRSVQANFILRHNLSKAVRRFLDAHQFLEIETPFLTKSTPEGARDFLVPSRLNVGQFYALPQSPQLFKQILMISGFDRYYQIVRCFRDEDLRADRQPEFTQIDIEMSFIEREDILTLTEEMVRTVLFEVKGIQLETPFPRMTYQEAMSRFGVDKPDLRFGLELKDLSDIAARSEFKVFRDAVEQKGRVHGINAKGLATLSRKELDALTLEATGRGAKGLAWMKVTPEGMEAPIAKFFKPEMLNEIGQRLEAVPGDLLLFVADREKVVYEVLGHLRLVIARRLNLIDPKALKLLWVTDFPLLEYDETEKRYVAMHHPFTSPMDEDIPLLSTDPLRARAKAYDIVLNGTEIGGGSIRIHQNDVQSKMFDLLGITKPEAEAKFGFLLQALQYGAPPHGGIAFGFDRLTAILAGVDSIRDVIAFPKTQKGICLMTNAPSEVDLRQLKELHIKSTE